Proteins co-encoded in one Methylomonas albis genomic window:
- a CDS encoding efflux RND transporter periplasmic adaptor subunit codes for MPQSLDSSPNRRRLRWLALLLLAIALVGGGWYFAKQPKRADEDKTDSVEVTLGDLEENVTAQGKLEPKEYVDVGAQVTGQLQKIYVKIGDNVQAGELLAQIDPRIYAARVAADEANIKNLQAQLAGQQAQVVFAQRQYDRNRELLQSKGVSVQDFQNSEFTLKNAKATAESLQAQIEQVQSTLNGDKTNLGFTKIFASMDGTMVDQKAREGQTLNANQTTPTILQLAKLDTMTVRAQVAEADVMRLRSDMPVYFTTLGSGERRWQGTVRQILPTPEVINNVVLYNVLVDVDNRDRQLMTGMSTQMFFVLGKAEQVPLIPVNTLGQRQRKEDQGNGHAYQVKVLTEQGVQNKIVQIGLRTRRFAQVLDGLLVGDKLQVNAGGDDKAKNRKKDQGYPGAGVPRI; via the coding sequence ATGCCGCAATCGCTCGATTCCTCCCCAAACCGCCGGCGTCTGCGTTGGCTTGCCCTGTTATTACTGGCTATCGCGCTCGTGGGCGGCGGCTGGTATTTTGCCAAGCAGCCCAAACGCGCTGATGAGGATAAAACCGACAGCGTGGAAGTGACGCTAGGCGATCTGGAAGAAAACGTCACCGCCCAAGGCAAACTGGAGCCTAAGGAATACGTGGATGTCGGCGCTCAGGTGACGGGTCAATTGCAAAAAATTTACGTCAAGATCGGCGATAACGTCCAGGCCGGCGAATTGCTGGCACAGATAGACCCACGGATTTACGCCGCTCGCGTTGCGGCCGACGAAGCCAATATCAAAAACTTGCAGGCGCAACTGGCCGGCCAACAGGCGCAAGTGGTGTTTGCCCAGCGACAATACGACCGCAACCGCGAATTGCTGCAAAGCAAGGGCGTCAGCGTCCAGGATTTTCAAAATAGCGAGTTCACCTTAAAAAACGCCAAAGCCACCGCCGAGTCGCTGCAAGCGCAGATCGAACAGGTGCAATCAACCTTAAACGGTGACAAGACCAACCTGGGTTTCACCAAAATCTTTGCCTCGATGGACGGCACCATGGTCGATCAAAAAGCCCGCGAAGGCCAAACCCTGAACGCCAACCAGACCACCCCAACCATCCTGCAACTGGCCAAACTGGATACGATGACGGTGCGCGCCCAAGTCGCGGAAGCCGACGTGATGCGTTTGCGTTCGGACATGCCGGTGTATTTCACCACGCTGGGCTCCGGCGAACGCCGCTGGCAAGGCACGGTGCGGCAGATTTTGCCGACGCCGGAAGTGATCAACAACGTGGTGCTGTACAACGTGCTGGTCGATGTCGATAACCGCGACCGACAGCTGATGACCGGCATGAGCACCCAGATGTTTTTTGTGTTGGGCAAGGCCGAACAAGTGCCGCTGATTCCTGTGAACACATTGGGACAACGTCAGCGTAAAGAAGATCAAGGCAACGGCCATGCGTACCAAGTGAAAGTGCTTACCGAGCAAGGCGTGCAAAACAAAATTGTCCAAATCGGCTTGCGCACCCGGCGCTTCGCCCAAGTATTGGATGGGCTGTTGGTCGGCGACAAGCTACAGGTCAACGCCGGCGGGGACGACAAGGCTAAAAATCGCAAAAAAGACCAAGGCTACCCCGGCGCCGGAGTACCCCGAATATGA
- a CDS encoding MacB family efflux pump subunit, giving the protein MSALPLLELEHIQRFYPNGDSIVRALDDVSLSIWPGEFVAIIGQSGSGKSTLMNLIGCLDKADVGNYRVLGQDVANLNPDQLAELRRESFGFVFQRYNLLNTATAAENVEIPALYAGLPKAERQQRALQLLGKLGLAERSGHKPMQLSGGQQQRVAIARALMNDPPVILADEPTGALDSQSGTEVMALLKALHQEGRTILLITHDDKVAAHAQRIIHIADGKIASDGQANKSGQRLAPPQHRGIGAAGLLAELGEAAKTALRSLRANLFRTALTLLGIVIGVAAVVTMLAVGQGSQEKVLEQMRAMGTNILSIRPGIPGFRGGGDVATLMPADADAIAELENVQWASPERTSRLTVRYGSVDYATSVQGVASSMPLVRDWPLGSGDFFDERDQRRYAPVMVLGDTVRKLLFIDGEDPIGRYVMIGNIPFEVIGVMSPKGADAMGTDRDDAVFVPISTGLIRLFGQKYLGGITVLVKDVSQIDATQQAITDLLTARHQTEDFRIRNMASIIESATETQNTFTLMLGIVAAISLLVGGIGVMNIMLVSVTERTREIGIRIATGARRRDILLQFNTEAAVVCTLGGLMGVVLGFAAGYVLKYFDMAVLFSPLPAILAFSCAFGTGLLFGYLPARKAAHLDPVVALAAE; this is encoded by the coding sequence ATGAGCGCCCTGCCCCTATTGGAACTTGAGCATATTCAACGCTTTTATCCTAACGGCGACAGCATCGTTCGCGCGCTGGACGACGTCTCGCTGAGCATCTGGCCCGGCGAGTTTGTCGCCATCATCGGCCAGTCCGGTTCCGGCAAATCCACTTTGATGAACCTGATCGGCTGCCTGGACAAAGCCGATGTCGGCAACTACCGGGTGCTGGGCCAGGACGTAGCGAACTTAAACCCGGACCAACTGGCGGAGCTGCGCCGGGAAAGCTTTGGCTTTGTCTTCCAACGCTACAACCTGTTGAATACCGCTACCGCCGCCGAAAATGTGGAGATTCCGGCCTTGTACGCCGGTCTGCCCAAAGCCGAACGCCAGCAACGCGCCTTGCAATTGCTGGGCAAACTGGGTTTGGCCGAGCGCAGCGGCCATAAACCCATGCAACTGTCCGGCGGCCAACAGCAACGGGTTGCCATTGCCCGCGCCTTGATGAACGATCCACCGGTCATCCTGGCCGACGAACCCACCGGCGCGCTGGACAGCCAAAGCGGCACAGAAGTGATGGCCTTATTGAAAGCCTTGCATCAGGAAGGCCGGACCATTTTATTGATCACCCACGACGACAAAGTCGCCGCCCACGCCCAGCGCATCATTCATATCGCCGACGGCAAAATCGCCAGCGACGGCCAAGCCAATAAAAGCGGGCAGCGATTGGCCCCGCCCCAACACCGCGGCATCGGCGCGGCTGGATTACTGGCCGAACTGGGCGAAGCCGCCAAAACCGCGCTGCGCTCCTTACGCGCTAACCTGTTTCGCACCGCCCTCACCTTGCTGGGCATCGTGATCGGCGTCGCCGCAGTGGTCACCATGCTGGCGGTCGGCCAGGGCAGCCAGGAAAAAGTGCTGGAGCAAATGCGAGCCATGGGCACCAATATCCTGTCGATTCGTCCCGGCATTCCCGGTTTTCGTGGCGGCGGCGATGTCGCCACCTTAATGCCGGCCGACGCAGACGCCATCGCCGAACTGGAGAATGTGCAATGGGCCTCACCCGAGCGCACCAGCCGCTTGACCGTGCGCTACGGCAGTGTCGATTACGCCACCAGCGTGCAGGGCGTGGCCTCCAGCATGCCACTGGTGCGCGACTGGCCCTTAGGCAGCGGTGATTTTTTTGATGAGCGCGACCAACGCCGCTACGCCCCGGTGATGGTGCTGGGCGACACGGTACGCAAGCTGCTGTTCATTGACGGTGAAGACCCCATCGGCCGCTACGTGATGATAGGCAATATCCCGTTTGAAGTGATCGGCGTGATGTCGCCCAAAGGCGCAGACGCCATGGGTACCGACCGCGACGACGCAGTGTTCGTGCCGATCAGCACCGGCCTTATTCGACTGTTTGGGCAGAAATACCTGGGCGGCATCACGGTGTTGGTCAAAGACGTGTCGCAGATTGACGCCACTCAACAAGCGATAACCGACCTATTAACCGCCCGTCATCAGACCGAAGATTTTCGCATCCGCAATATGGCCTCCATCATCGAATCGGCTACCGAAACCCAAAATACCTTTACCTTGATGCTGGGCATCGTCGCCGCGATTTCCTTGCTGGTCGGCGGCATTGGGGTGATGAACATCATGCTGGTCAGCGTTACTGAGCGCACCCGAGAGATTGGTATCCGCATCGCCACCGGCGCCCGCCGCCGCGACATTCTGCTGCAATTTAATACCGAGGCCGCCGTGGTCTGCACCCTGGGCGGCTTGATGGGCGTAGTGCTGGGTTTTGCCGCCGGTTATGTGCTCAAGTATTTTGACATGGCGGTATTGTTCTCGCCGCTGCCGGCGATATTGGCCTTCTCCTGCGCCTTCGGCACCGGCTTGCTGTTTGGTTATTTACCGGCCCGCAAAGCCGCCCATCTGGACCCGGTTGTGGCCTTGGCGGCGGAATGA
- a CDS encoding efflux transporter outer membrane subunit — MQYPARLLIVSLLSVSAGCNLLSQYQRPVVETPTQWREAAQSNTANINPQWWQAFASEQLNRLMVDALAFNNDLNAARQRIEQARAQARIAGAGLWPAASANGDFTDTRNNASDTQKTSGQLDIAYEVDLWGANRARRDAGSARLLSQVFARDALQLVVMADVGQAYFNLLAIQERRQIASDFLDTVTAILSIVEARQRAGAAYELEVAQQRTAQANAGANLDLLMQQQTLAANTLAILLGHPPQHLVLEPAQFAALSVPTIAAEQPATLLQRRPDIGQLEMELIAANADIAVARAAFYPKLQLSLSSVLSNPQPAGVAASLAAGLTQPLFQGGRLEGALGNALATNAELVENYRKTVLTAFKEVEDAATTYANSSRRLQALQHAAAQAKLAYDISQNRYRLGAVDYQALLNTQSSYLTTENSRVQARLDVLVAQVQMYKALGGGWALSEQNTDLSDLAPGP; from the coding sequence ATGCAATATCCCGCTCGTTTGTTAATAGTCAGCTTGCTCAGTGTCTCGGCCGGCTGCAATTTACTAAGCCAATACCAGCGCCCCGTCGTGGAAACACCCACGCAATGGCGCGAGGCCGCACAGTCCAACACCGCCAACATCAATCCGCAATGGTGGCAGGCCTTTGCCAGTGAACAGTTAAACCGATTGATGGTCGATGCGCTGGCCTTTAACAACGACTTGAATGCCGCCCGCCAGCGGATCGAACAAGCCCGCGCCCAGGCCCGCATCGCCGGTGCCGGGTTGTGGCCGGCCGCCAGTGCGAACGGCGATTTTACCGACACCCGCAACAACGCCAGCGACACGCAAAAAACCAGCGGCCAGCTGGACATTGCTTACGAAGTGGATTTGTGGGGTGCCAATCGAGCCCGGCGCGATGCCGGCAGCGCGCGCTTGCTCAGCCAGGTGTTTGCCCGCGATGCATTGCAGTTAGTGGTGATGGCCGATGTCGGCCAGGCCTATTTCAATTTGCTGGCTATCCAGGAGCGGCGGCAAATCGCCAGCGACTTTTTGGACACGGTCACTGCGATTTTGAGCATCGTCGAAGCCCGGCAGCGGGCCGGTGCCGCTTACGAACTGGAAGTAGCGCAGCAACGCACCGCCCAGGCCAACGCCGGCGCCAATCTGGACTTGCTGATGCAACAGCAAACTCTGGCGGCAAACACCCTGGCTATTTTGCTGGGCCATCCGCCGCAACATCTGGTGCTGGAGCCGGCGCAATTCGCCGCGCTGAGCGTACCGACCATTGCCGCCGAGCAACCGGCCACGCTGTTGCAACGTCGGCCCGACATTGGCCAGTTAGAGATGGAATTGATCGCCGCCAATGCCGACATCGCCGTGGCCCGTGCGGCGTTTTATCCTAAACTGCAACTCAGCCTGAGCAGCGTATTATCCAACCCGCAACCAGCCGGCGTCGCCGCCAGCCTGGCGGCCGGCCTGACCCAGCCCTTGTTTCAGGGTGGTCGTCTGGAAGGTGCCCTGGGCAACGCCCTGGCAACGAATGCCGAATTGGTCGAAAACTACCGGAAAACCGTATTGACCGCCTTCAAGGAAGTGGAAGACGCGGCCACCACCTACGCCAACTCCAGCCGCCGCCTGCAAGCCCTGCAACACGCCGCCGCCCAGGCCAAACTTGCCTACGACATCTCGCAAAACCGCTACCGGCTCGGCGCAGTCGATTACCAAGCCCTACTTAACACGCAAAGCAGCTACCTGACCACCGAAAACAGCCGGGTACAGGCCAGACTGGACGTGCTGGTCGCCCAGGTGCAGATGTATAAGGCGTTGGGGGGTGGTTGGGCGTTGAGTGAGCAGAATACCGATTTGTCCGACTTGGCGCCGGGGCCTTAG
- a CDS encoding P-loop ATPase, Sll1717 family: MTIYFDLADENLFGNEAGEDEDQALLNEHFVDHDSFSHFFDRNKLLSVVSARKGMGKSALISQLKYRLENDSTYDNPVVVKAKGNELLGLGDFTNKDQAYLENYWKRIICKKIIIEIGRTIGFAVSSDAISMVEIAELDGLKGKNLVGGLISRIKTKIPFLDAEIKSSIPENYESLLANYQSGPSERTVWVLIDDIDAKFQNTVDYQARVGSFFSAIRGLAFEQENLRIRATVRSDVWSCLRHLEDLDKLDQYLIEIFWKKKQMQDILIKKIISYVKRKHPESAESKYLPSRDYNKILDLLFTSPITWRDDRDARLFDAISAFSNRRPRWMVQLCRMAAAKARELRKRKIDLDHINYVLEDFGKKRRDDLIKEHKHQFVELENLIDAFRATEKEFRYSDIHSMLEEKFIRNRSSSEIPPIDGSKYVNPEDLGHFTYKLGLISRIHSDAKKFTHFSDDPDLYRSGENREGHIIWSIHPSYRTFLNIR; encoded by the coding sequence ATGACTATTTATTTCGACCTCGCTGATGAAAATCTATTTGGCAACGAAGCCGGTGAAGATGAAGATCAAGCACTGCTAAATGAGCACTTTGTAGATCACGACAGCTTCAGCCATTTCTTCGACCGAAACAAACTCCTCTCCGTGGTAAGCGCGCGGAAAGGCATGGGAAAGTCTGCCTTAATATCTCAACTAAAGTACCGGCTGGAAAACGACTCGACATACGACAACCCTGTGGTTGTCAAAGCAAAAGGAAACGAACTGCTCGGCCTAGGTGATTTCACGAACAAAGATCAAGCGTATTTGGAAAACTATTGGAAGAGAATAATTTGCAAGAAAATCATCATAGAGATAGGACGGACAATTGGATTTGCCGTTTCAAGCGATGCGATATCTATGGTGGAGATTGCAGAGCTTGACGGGTTAAAGGGAAAGAACCTTGTAGGAGGGTTGATTTCAAGAATCAAAACAAAAATTCCTTTTCTTGACGCAGAAATAAAATCATCCATCCCGGAAAACTATGAGTCACTTCTCGCAAACTACCAATCCGGCCCATCGGAACGAACAGTATGGGTCTTGATTGATGATATTGATGCGAAATTCCAAAATACCGTAGATTATCAAGCGCGAGTGGGTTCGTTTTTTAGCGCCATTCGCGGGCTTGCGTTTGAACAGGAGAATTTACGCATTAGGGCAACCGTTCGAAGCGATGTATGGTCATGCCTTCGGCACCTAGAAGACCTCGACAAGCTTGACCAGTACCTGATAGAGATATTCTGGAAAAAGAAACAAATGCAAGATATCCTCATAAAAAAGATTATCTCTTATGTAAAAAGAAAACACCCTGAATCCGCTGAATCAAAGTATTTGCCATCGAGGGATTACAACAAGATTCTTGATTTGCTTTTCACTTCGCCAATCACGTGGAGAGACGATCGAGATGCAAGGTTGTTTGATGCTATTAGCGCGTTTTCCAATCGCCGCCCTCGTTGGATGGTGCAATTGTGCCGCATGGCAGCAGCCAAAGCACGCGAGCTAAGAAAAAGAAAGATCGATCTTGATCACATTAATTATGTGCTTGAAGATTTTGGCAAAAAGCGCAGAGACGATCTCATCAAGGAACACAAACATCAGTTTGTTGAATTGGAGAACCTTATAGATGCGTTTCGCGCCACCGAAAAAGAGTTTCGTTACTCCGACATCCACTCCATGCTCGAGGAAAAATTCATTAGAAACCGCTCTTCGTCGGAGATTCCGCCAATCGATGGTTCAAAATATGTTAATCCAGAAGACCTTGGGCACTTTACATACAAGTTAGGCTTGATTTCAAGAATTCATTCAGATGCTAAAAAATTTACGCACTTCTCGGACGATCCAGATCTATATCGGTCAGGAGAAAACAGAGAAGGCCATATTATTTGGTCGATACATCCATCGTACAGAACATTCCTAAATATCCGGTAA
- a CDS encoding addiction module protein, with protein MSALLVELEKQACSLLPEERAHLAEVLLESLHDAPLAEIETEWEREIEKRTAAFDRGELQTYPAEDVFSEARRMTQ; from the coding sequence ATGTCCGCGTTACTTGTCGAGTTAGAGAAACAAGCATGTTCACTGTTGCCTGAAGAGCGAGCTCATCTTGCTGAGGTTCTTCTTGAGTCACTACATGACGCCCCACTAGCCGAAATAGAAACAGAGTGGGAACGAGAAATTGAGAAGCGCACCGCCGCTTTCGACAGAGGGGAACTACAGACCTATCCGGCAGAGGATGTGTTTTCTGAAGCAAGGCGCATGACCCAGTGA
- a CDS encoding type II toxin-antitoxin system RelE/ParE family toxin, which translates to MKRARFVAEARQEFLAEVAYYNQAQPGLGGRFTKAVEEATARALSFPLSGTPSASNTRRVFLKGFPFSLFYRQDAEGIVVFATSHNSRKPRYWVGRIHGR; encoded by the coding sequence GTGAAGCGAGCACGTTTTGTCGCAGAAGCTCGCCAAGAATTTCTTGCTGAGGTCGCTTATTACAACCAAGCACAACCGGGTTTAGGAGGCCGCTTCACCAAGGCAGTCGAAGAAGCAACTGCCCGAGCGTTGTCTTTCCCGCTATCAGGGACACCATCAGCCTCAAATACGAGGCGCGTTTTTCTCAAAGGGTTTCCTTTCTCGCTTTTCTACCGACAAGATGCCGAAGGCATAGTCGTTTTTGCAACTTCACATAATTCCCGGAAACCCCGTTACTGGGTCGGTCGTATCCATGGCCGCTAA
- a CDS encoding DUF3047 domain-containing protein: MTAAIIIDLKAEFAALLQTAEQNLVRDFHFLSLASDLKPWQDTGIELVEGDCLTTFVSGQTRFKDLPLSLEADFQVWFRIGLDGEVFRGTRQSHSCTATRPGRLFIGSYFPGEWTTKSGDLATPDAAYAMVTGDLSVLVIRWQDDALKSLQQLSAPSLAGHLIAQEIDRLQSPVLPPENWHYLWFLGEAEIYRACQTPENTPAVCCHTHNDTGIIQKSVVLDFMPDTLLRWAWKIEVLPSAVREDTLPTHDYLSIAVEFDNGQDITYYWSAELAPETAYRCPIPTWQHRETHVVIRSGAEGLGQWFNEERNLYADYVKTIGGDLPGKIVKVWLIAVSLFQHQEGHCQYADINILSNQRVIPIL; the protein is encoded by the coding sequence GTGACTGCCGCCATTATTATTGATTTGAAAGCGGAATTTGCGGCGTTGCTGCAAACCGCAGAACAGAACCTGGTTAGAGATTTTCATTTCCTCAGCCTGGCATCGGATCTCAAGCCTTGGCAGGATACCGGCATTGAGCTTGTAGAGGGCGATTGCTTAACCACCTTTGTTAGTGGACAAACCCGTTTCAAAGATTTGCCGCTTAGCTTGGAGGCGGACTTTCAAGTCTGGTTTCGCATCGGATTAGACGGCGAGGTTTTCCGCGGCACCAGGCAGAGCCATAGCTGTACCGCAACACGCCCTGGGCGCTTATTTATAGGTAGCTATTTCCCAGGCGAGTGGACCACTAAATCCGGCGATTTAGCCACGCCGGATGCTGCTTACGCAATGGTAACCGGTGATTTGAGCGTGCTGGTAATTCGATGGCAGGATGACGCATTGAAAAGCTTGCAGCAATTGTCGGCACCAAGCCTTGCCGGACATCTCATCGCACAAGAAATCGACCGTTTACAATCGCCGGTATTGCCGCCGGAGAATTGGCATTACCTATGGTTTCTCGGGGAAGCCGAAATCTACCGGGCTTGCCAAACACCTGAAAACACCCCAGCCGTGTGCTGCCATACCCACAATGACACGGGGATAATCCAAAAGTCAGTCGTACTGGATTTTATGCCCGACACCTTGCTGCGTTGGGCATGGAAAATTGAAGTCTTGCCATCCGCCGTGCGTGAAGACACGCTGCCTACCCATGATTATTTAAGCATCGCGGTCGAGTTTGATAACGGCCAAGACATTACATATTACTGGAGCGCGGAGCTAGCACCGGAAACGGCCTATCGTTGCCCCATTCCCACGTGGCAGCATCGAGAAACGCATGTGGTGATTCGCTCCGGTGCAGAAGGTTTAGGCCAATGGTTTAACGAGGAACGCAATCTATATGCGGACTACGTTAAAACTATAGGTGGCGATTTACCTGGCAAAATCGTCAAGGTCTGGCTTATTGCCGTGAGTTTATTTCAACATCAAGAAGGGCATTGCCAATACGCGGATATTAATATTCTTAGCAATCAACGCGTCATACCAATTTTGTAG
- a CDS encoding helix-turn-helix domain-containing protein, with product MYKPAMLSLYPSHTRLFIWPTRLLYFGLSQYLAAHSYATAALHIGVYQPFKIKIGNGNWQSCRCAFIPTGIKHELDFGRGIHAKLFIERDSADFLYFKRRFPYAEKSITLFQDADLLEKFLWLYEENPDKKQIEQFLDQLLICDESLDLKLDMRVQSALDLICNAPERNFSSDYLAAHIALSESRFLHLFKENIHVPYRRFRTWKRLFLAVEHLNRSDNMTYAALEAGFCDASHFSHCFRDTFGVNPGFVLKGIERFEVKSNP from the coding sequence TTGTATAAACCTGCTATGTTGTCACTCTATCCGTCTCATACTCGCTTATTTATTTGGCCAACGCGCTTGCTGTATTTTGGTTTATCACAGTATTTGGCGGCACATTCTTATGCTACTGCCGCCTTACATATTGGCGTTTATCAGCCTTTTAAAATAAAAATTGGTAACGGTAACTGGCAAAGTTGTCGTTGCGCCTTTATTCCAACCGGTATAAAGCATGAACTCGATTTTGGCCGCGGCATTCATGCCAAATTATTTATTGAACGCGACAGTGCGGATTTTTTATATTTTAAAAGACGATTCCCTTATGCTGAAAAATCAATCACCTTGTTTCAAGACGCTGACTTATTGGAAAAGTTTTTATGGCTGTATGAAGAAAACCCCGATAAAAAACAGATTGAACAATTTCTAGACCAGCTATTGATTTGTGACGAGTCGCTTGATTTGAAATTGGATATGCGCGTGCAATCGGCGCTTGATCTTATTTGTAATGCGCCTGAGCGTAATTTTTCAAGCGATTATTTGGCTGCTCATATTGCTTTATCAGAGTCGCGTTTTTTGCATTTGTTTAAAGAAAACATTCATGTACCCTACCGGCGTTTTCGCACATGGAAACGCTTGTTTCTCGCGGTGGAACATTTAAATCGCAGCGATAACATGACTTATGCCGCTTTAGAAGCCGGATTTTGTGATGCCTCGCATTTCAGCCATTGCTTCCGCGATACCTTCGGCGTAAATCCAGGTTTTGTACTTAAGGGTATCGAGCGCTTTGAAGTGAAATCTAATCCATGA
- a CDS encoding tetratricopeptide repeat protein, producing the protein MRQKLCLVIILIALTACSSKPTRVSSTQNYNADLISSTINPPVTLAFAEGLITGIPAEKSEKAKIPSTATKKDIEWWSAVAEDTKNNLFLCNREGLFAKLGVVYAMGYGVQKDEKAAVKWFTKAASYARNEHDGLFCESVHIAEYNLGVMYENGLGVTKNQATALEWYTKAEAGNNSSAQLKMGYLYGTGSMGVKKDVSKPVSLFSKANSTGYGPHRVKRIALRNLGFIANGGLGDQKDQIHAYVFYASAAREGDAESQAPADGIRATLTATQLGEAETLLKKIPVKKYSSELIDAEF; encoded by the coding sequence ATGCGTCAAAAACTTTGCCTAGTCATCATTTTAATAGCGTTAACAGCGTGTTCCTCCAAACCTACTCGAGTATCCAGTACTCAAAACTACAATGCCGACTTAATTAGTTCAACCATTAATCCCCCAGTAACATTGGCCTTTGCTGAAGGATTAATTACGGGCATACCCGCAGAAAAGTCAGAAAAAGCGAAAATACCTTCTACCGCGACAAAAAAAGATATTGAATGGTGGAGTGCTGTAGCAGAGGATACTAAAAACAATCTTTTTTTGTGTAACCGAGAAGGCCTGTTCGCAAAACTAGGTGTTGTTTATGCAATGGGTTACGGTGTCCAGAAAGACGAAAAGGCGGCTGTTAAATGGTTTACAAAAGCCGCAAGTTATGCGCGGAATGAGCATGATGGCTTGTTTTGCGAATCAGTTCATATTGCAGAATACAATCTTGGTGTTATGTACGAAAATGGACTTGGAGTAACAAAAAATCAAGCTACAGCCCTTGAATGGTATACCAAGGCTGAAGCAGGTAATAATTCATCTGCTCAACTGAAAATGGGTTATTTGTATGGTACTGGTTCAATGGGGGTTAAAAAAGATGTCAGTAAACCCGTGAGCTTGTTTAGTAAAGCAAATAGTACTGGCTATGGCCCTCATAGAGTTAAGCGAATTGCATTACGCAATCTCGGTTTTATCGCCAATGGTGGACTTGGTGATCAAAAAGATCAAATACATGCCTATGTGTTCTATGCATCTGCGGCACGTGAAGGGGACGCAGAATCTCAAGCACCCGCTGACGGGATTAGAGCAACATTGACGGCTACTCAGTTGGGCGAAGCAGAGACACTTCTTAAAAAAATACCAGTAAAGAAGTACAGTTCAGAATTAATCGACGCAGAGTTTTGA
- a CDS encoding chemotaxis protein CheW, which translates to MELLHFLIGEKNFCLPLSSVSRIVPIPPAYAYSGQASDPYYGIDGNVFPYVSLWDLLDIKSKYLEYEELKSFLEIRRKDHLDWIADLENSILNHGVFTKSRNPRECAFGKWYYAYTPKHKRLSLLLSYFERPHALIHELADTLLTMAETGRADQALLALKQAKDSTLMELLTIFESTIELVVDLQRRLIVLAKHDAQYLAIGIDAVIDIVDVSPAMRCQNPIASSQHISEFVSFDNGQSVPIINLAHLASNASLA; encoded by the coding sequence ATGGAACTATTACATTTTCTTATTGGCGAAAAAAATTTCTGCCTACCACTATCCAGTGTCAGTCGGATTGTGCCAATCCCCCCGGCTTATGCCTACAGCGGGCAAGCCTCCGACCCTTATTACGGTATTGATGGCAACGTTTTCCCTTACGTGTCGCTTTGGGATTTATTGGACATCAAGTCGAAATACTTGGAATACGAGGAACTAAAATCTTTTTTGGAAATTCGCAGAAAAGATCATTTGGATTGGATTGCGGATCTGGAAAATTCCATACTAAACCACGGTGTATTCACCAAGAGCAGAAACCCCAGGGAATGTGCATTTGGCAAGTGGTATTACGCTTATACCCCTAAACACAAAAGACTCAGTTTGCTATTGTCTTACTTCGAAAGGCCGCACGCCTTGATACATGAACTAGCCGATACATTACTGACTATGGCCGAAACCGGCCGAGCCGACCAAGCCTTATTGGCCTTGAAACAAGCTAAAGATTCGACGCTGATGGAGCTCTTGACTATTTTCGAATCAACGATTGAGCTGGTGGTTGACCTGCAACGGCGCCTGATCGTGCTTGCCAAACACGACGCGCAATACCTAGCCATCGGCATCGATGCAGTCATTGACATCGTGGATGTTAGCCCGGCGATGCGTTGTCAAAACCCCATCGCCTCTTCTCAACACATTTCCGAGTTCGTCTCTTTCGACAATGGTCAGAGCGTGCCGATTATTAATCTCGCGCACTTAGCCAGCAACGCCTCCCTCGCCTAA
- a CDS encoding uracil-DNA glycosylase family protein: MIRPVVSGKPVLSPILLIGQAPGDKEGVLGRPFAWTAGKTMFKWFAQIGLDEATFRERVYMAAVCRCFPGKNPKGGDRVPNQQEIQQCISWLQAEVALLQPKLIIPVGKLAIQQMLPVDKLSDVIGGLHRLSFHSHDADVIPLPHPSGASTWHRTEPGAGLLQAALTTIYEHPAWRQVLTG, translated from the coding sequence ATGATCCGCCCGGTGGTTAGTGGCAAGCCGGTGTTGTCACCCATTCTGCTGATCGGCCAAGCGCCTGGCGATAAAGAAGGTGTGCTGGGTAGACCGTTTGCCTGGACGGCGGGTAAGACAATGTTTAAATGGTTTGCCCAAATCGGCCTGGACGAAGCCACATTTCGGGAGCGGGTTTACATGGCGGCGGTCTGCCGCTGCTTCCCCGGTAAAAATCCCAAGGGCGGCGACCGGGTACCCAATCAGCAGGAAATCCAGCAATGCATCTCCTGGTTGCAAGCGGAGGTAGCCTTGTTGCAACCCAAGTTAATCATCCCGGTTGGTAAACTGGCGATTCAGCAAATGCTGCCGGTCGATAAACTTAGCGACGTCATCGGTGGTCTGCATCGCCTAAGCTTCCACAGCCACGACGCCGACGTCATCCCGCTACCGCACCCCTCCGGCGCTTCCACCTGGCATCGCACAGAGCCGGGGGCCGGTTTGCTGCAGGCTGCGTTGACAACAATTTACGAGCATCCTGCCTGGCGACAAGTGTTGACCGGTTGA